Proteins encoded in a region of the Scyliorhinus canicula chromosome 2, sScyCan1.1, whole genome shotgun sequence genome:
- the tbr1b gene encoding T-box brain protein 1b isoform X1 — MQLEHCLSSSIMLSKKFLNVNSTYPNSELALHDPIISASDNLERGSPLKKITRGMTNQSEADNFPDSKDASGDVQRSKLSPVLDGVSEIRHNFDGSAADRYLLSQSSQPQQPTAAPSAMFPYTGQHGPTHPAFSISSPSRYMAHHPVITNGAYNSILSNSSPQGYPTTGYPYPQQYGHSYQGGPFYQFSSGQPGLVPGKAQVYLCNRPLWLKFHRHQTEMIITKQGRRMFPFLSFNISGLDPTAHYNIFVDIILADPNHWRFQGGKWVPCGKADTNVQGNRIYMHPDSPNTGAHWMRQEISFGKLKLTNNKGASNNNGQMVVLQSLHKYQPRLHVVEVNEDGAEDSNQPGRVQTFTFPETQFIAVTAYQNTDITQLKIDHNPFAKGFRDNYDTIYTGCEVDRLTPSPGDSPRSQIVPSSRYAVTQSFLQEQFVNNYAKARFHHAGPGTGGGGGGGERSVPHSNGLLSPQQAEEPAAPSPQRWFVTPLQQPANNRLDFSAYDTDFAGNAILSYGVGVKALPLQAGTRPLGYYPDPSGWGARSPQYSCKSSSVLPWARGASTNSYLEEAAAAAAAAAAAAEGLGPGSGPGSERSPLAAAAEDSKPKELPDSAWIEAPSSIKSIDSSDSGIYEQAKRRRISADGPPPPAPATESPSPLKSEALTPRDCEKNCAKEMAFYGFYSHT; from the exons ATGCAGTTGGAGCACTGCTTATCTTCATCTATAATGCTCTCCAAGAAATTTCTGAATGTGAATAGTACTTATCCCAACAGTGAGCTTGCTTTACACGATCCCATTATCTCGGCCAGTGACAACCTCGAAAGAGGTTCACCTCTGAAAAAAATTACCAGGGGGATGACGAATCAATCAGAGGCAGACAATTTTCCTGACTCCAAGGACGCGTCGGGGGACGTCCAGAGAAGCAAGCTCTCTCCTGTTTTGGACGGGGTCTCTGAAATTCGTCATAATTTCGATGGATCAGCGGCAGACAGATATCTCCTGTCACAATCGAGCCAACCACAGCAACCGACTGCTGCTCCCAGTGCTATGTTTCCTTACACTGGCCAGCATGGACCAACACATCCCGCTTTTTCTATTAGCAGTCCGAGCAGGTATATGGCTCACCATCCTGTGATCACAAATGGAGCCTACAATAGCATTTTGTCCAATTCTTCTCCTCAAGGCTATCCGACCACTGGTTACCCATACCCACAACAGTATGGACACAGCTATCAGGGAGGACCTTTCTATCAATTTTCTTCTGGCCAGCCAGGACTGGTTCCCGGCAAAGCCCAGGTGTACTTGTGTAATAGGCCGCTGTGGCTTAAATTCCATAGGCATCAAACCGAAATGATCATCACGAAGCAAGGCAG GCGGATGTTTCCATTTTTGAGTTTTAACATCTCTGGTCTAGATCCGACTGCCCATTACAACATCTTTGTTGACATTATTCTGGCTGATCCCAACCACTGGCGATTCCAGGGAGGGAAATGGGTTCCTTGCGGAAAAGCGGATACCAACGTACAAG GCAATAGGATCTACATGCACCCAGACTCGCCAAACACAGGTGCTCACTGGATGAGACAAGAAATTTCATTTGGGAAATTAAAATTAACCAATAACAAGGGAGCATCAAACAACAACGGTCAG ATGGTGGTTCTACAGTCTCTACATAAATATCAGCCACGACTCCATGTAGTTGAAGTGAATGAGGACGGAGCTGAGGATTCGAATCAACCCGGCAGGGTTCAGACCTTCACTTTTCCAGAGACCCAGTTCATAGCAGTTACAGCCTATCAAAATACAGAT ATCACACAGTTGAAAATAGACCACAATCCCTTTGCCAAAGGATTTAGAGATAACTATGATAC GATCTACACGGGCTGTGAGGTTGACCGGCTCACCCCGTCCCCGGGTGACTCTCCCCGGTCTCAGATCGTGCCGAGCAGCCGCTACGCCGTCACCCAGTCCTTCCTGCAGGAGCAGTTCGTTAATAACTACGCCAAGGCGCGCTTCCACCACGCTGGCCCCGGGACCGGAGGCGGCGGCGGAGGCGGCGAGCGGAGCGTCCCACACAGCAACGGGCTGCTGTCTCCACAACAAGCCGAGGAACCGGCCGCCCCGTCCCCGCAGCGCTGGTTCGTCACCCCGCTGCAGCAGCCGGCCAACAACCGCCTCGATTTCTCGGCCTACGACACCGACTTCGCGGGTAACGCCATCCTGTCGtacggggtgggggtgaaggcgcTGCCGCTGCAGGCCGGCACCCGGCCCCTCGGCTACTATCCCGACCCGTCCGGCTGGGGGGCTCGCAGCCCGCAGTACTCGTGCAAATCGAGCTCGGTGCTGCCCTGGGCCCGCGGGGCCTCCACCAACTCGTACCTGGAAGAGGCGGCGGCGGCCGCAGCAGCAGCGGCGGCTGCGGCCGAGGGCTTGGGCCCGGGTTCCGGTCCCGGCTCCGAGCGCTCGCCCCTGGCGGCCGCCGCCGAGGACAGCAAACCCAAGGAGCTGCCCGACTCGGCCTGGATCGAGGCCCCGTCTTCCATCAAGTCCATCGACTCGAGCGACTCTGGCATCTACGAACAGGCCAAGAGGAGGCGCATCTCGGCGGATGGGCCCCCGCCTCCGGCCCCAGCCACCGAGAGTCCGTCCCCCCTCAAGAGCGAGGCGCTGACCCCCAGAGACTGCGAGAAAAATTGCGCCAAGGAGATGGCCTTTTACGGCTTCTACTCGCACACTTAA
- the tbr1b gene encoding T-box brain protein 1b isoform X2 has translation MFPFLSFNISGLDPTAHYNIFVDIILADPNHWRFQGGKWVPCGKADTNVQGNRIYMHPDSPNTGAHWMRQEISFGKLKLTNNKGASNNNGQMVVLQSLHKYQPRLHVVEVNEDGAEDSNQPGRVQTFTFPETQFIAVTAYQNTDITQLKIDHNPFAKGFRDNYDTIYTGCEVDRLTPSPGDSPRSQIVPSSRYAVTQSFLQEQFVNNYAKARFHHAGPGTGGGGGGGERSVPHSNGLLSPQQAEEPAAPSPQRWFVTPLQQPANNRLDFSAYDTDFAGNAILSYGVGVKALPLQAGTRPLGYYPDPSGWGARSPQYSCKSSSVLPWARGASTNSYLEEAAAAAAAAAAAAEGLGPGSGPGSERSPLAAAAEDSKPKELPDSAWIEAPSSIKSIDSSDSGIYEQAKRRRISADGPPPPAPATESPSPLKSEALTPRDCEKNCAKEMAFYGFYSHT, from the exons ATGTTTCCATTTTTGAGTTTTAACATCTCTGGTCTAGATCCGACTGCCCATTACAACATCTTTGTTGACATTATTCTGGCTGATCCCAACCACTGGCGATTCCAGGGAGGGAAATGGGTTCCTTGCGGAAAAGCGGATACCAACGTACAAG GCAATAGGATCTACATGCACCCAGACTCGCCAAACACAGGTGCTCACTGGATGAGACAAGAAATTTCATTTGGGAAATTAAAATTAACCAATAACAAGGGAGCATCAAACAACAACGGTCAG ATGGTGGTTCTACAGTCTCTACATAAATATCAGCCACGACTCCATGTAGTTGAAGTGAATGAGGACGGAGCTGAGGATTCGAATCAACCCGGCAGGGTTCAGACCTTCACTTTTCCAGAGACCCAGTTCATAGCAGTTACAGCCTATCAAAATACAGAT ATCACACAGTTGAAAATAGACCACAATCCCTTTGCCAAAGGATTTAGAGATAACTATGATAC GATCTACACGGGCTGTGAGGTTGACCGGCTCACCCCGTCCCCGGGTGACTCTCCCCGGTCTCAGATCGTGCCGAGCAGCCGCTACGCCGTCACCCAGTCCTTCCTGCAGGAGCAGTTCGTTAATAACTACGCCAAGGCGCGCTTCCACCACGCTGGCCCCGGGACCGGAGGCGGCGGCGGAGGCGGCGAGCGGAGCGTCCCACACAGCAACGGGCTGCTGTCTCCACAACAAGCCGAGGAACCGGCCGCCCCGTCCCCGCAGCGCTGGTTCGTCACCCCGCTGCAGCAGCCGGCCAACAACCGCCTCGATTTCTCGGCCTACGACACCGACTTCGCGGGTAACGCCATCCTGTCGtacggggtgggggtgaaggcgcTGCCGCTGCAGGCCGGCACCCGGCCCCTCGGCTACTATCCCGACCCGTCCGGCTGGGGGGCTCGCAGCCCGCAGTACTCGTGCAAATCGAGCTCGGTGCTGCCCTGGGCCCGCGGGGCCTCCACCAACTCGTACCTGGAAGAGGCGGCGGCGGCCGCAGCAGCAGCGGCGGCTGCGGCCGAGGGCTTGGGCCCGGGTTCCGGTCCCGGCTCCGAGCGCTCGCCCCTGGCGGCCGCCGCCGAGGACAGCAAACCCAAGGAGCTGCCCGACTCGGCCTGGATCGAGGCCCCGTCTTCCATCAAGTCCATCGACTCGAGCGACTCTGGCATCTACGAACAGGCCAAGAGGAGGCGCATCTCGGCGGATGGGCCCCCGCCTCCGGCCCCAGCCACCGAGAGTCCGTCCCCCCTCAAGAGCGAGGCGCTGACCCCCAGAGACTGCGAGAAAAATTGCGCCAAGGAGATGGCCTTTTACGGCTTCTACTCGCACACTTAA